In Heliangelus exortis chromosome 27, bHelExo1.hap1, whole genome shotgun sequence, the genomic window ctcccCAGGATTGGGGACatctccctggagctggggacaaGGCTTGGGGACACCTCCCcggggctggggacacctcccCAGGATTGGGGACatctccctggagctggggacaaGGCTTGGGGACACCTgcctggggttggggacacctCCCCAGGATTGGGGACatctccctggagctggggacaaGGCTTGGGGACacctccctggagctggggacacctccctggggctggggacaaggCTTGGGGACACCTCCCCGGGGTTGGGGACACCTCCTTGGAGCTGGGGACACCTCCCCGGGGCTGGGGACAAGGCTTGGGAACatctccctggggctggggacacctccctggggctggggacacctccccagggctggggacacctcccCGGGGTTGGGGACACCTCCCTGGAGCTGGCGACACCTCCCCGGGGCTGGGGACAAGGCTTGGGGAcacctccctggggctggggacacctccctggagctggggacacctccctggggctggggacacctccaGGTGGTCCCTGCGGGGTGATGCACGCCGtgtcctgctgtgctggaggaaaggtgtccccaaggtgaGGTGTCCCCACGGTGGGATGTCACCTGTGTGGGGGGTTGGGATTGCTGTggctgggtgtccccagtgtcccctggGCCACCCGTGGGTCTCTGTCAGGCAGCACCGCCCTGCACTTGGCCACCATCGCCTGCCAGCCCCAGTGTGTCAAAGTCCTGCTGCAGGtatggggacagggacagggatagggacagggacaggggacagggacagggatggggacatgggggacagggatggggacagggatggggatggggacatggggacagtATGGGGACAAggatagggacagggatggggacagggacggggatggggatggggacagggatagggacagagacaggggacagggatggggatggggacaggtgggacagggacaggcgacatggatggggatggggacagggatggggacagggatggggatggggacagggatagggacagagacaggggacatggatggggatggggacagggacagggatggggacagggacagggaacagggatggggatggggacagggacagggatggggacagggacagggctggggacaggtgggacagggatggggacagtggTAGGGATGGAGATAGGGATAATGATTGGGGATAGGGatggatggggacagggacgggGCACAAGAGTGGGGACAAGGACAGagggggacagggctggggacaaggacagggtGGGGGTCCCCATCTCGGGGGGTCCCTGCCcgctgtgtccccccccagcacGGAGCCAATGAGGGCCACGTGGATGGGCAGGAGAGGACCCCCCTGCACTGGGCTGGTGAGTGAcaggggggacacggggaggggacacggggaggggacaggaggggacgTTGCCACCTCCCCCGCAGCATCCTCGGGCTGTGCCTCCAGcgttctgctgctctgtgaccACGAGGCTGTCCTGGACGTCACCGACGCCGTGAGTGGGGACCTAGGGAGGGCTGGcggggggtggcaggggacagagggggctgacggtgtcccctgtcccctcccagcgGGGACAGACCCCCCTGATGCTGGCGGCGGGGGGCAACCACGCTGCCATCTGCGCCCAGCTCCTGCGGCGCGGGGCTGACCCCCGCCTGGCTGACAAGGACAACAAGTGAGTGgccctggggacaaggggacaccGGGAGGACGGGACGGGGtgacagggaggggggggctgtcCCCAGGGGAGTCGGTGTCCCTGGGAAGCCACCGCTGCAGAGAGGGGTCCccaaggggaaaggggggagagaACGGGGCCACCGTGTCCCCTTGTCCTTGTGCCACTGTGCCCTGGTGTCACCGTGTTCTGGTGCCAccatgtccccatgtccttGTGCCACCATCCCACTGTATCACTGTGCCCTGGTGTCCCTATGTCCCCGTGTCCTGGTGCCactgtgtccccatgtcctgGTGTCAGTGTGTCCCCATGTCCTTGTGCCACTGTCCCACCGTGCCCCCCTGTCCTGGTGCCACTGTGTCCCCGTGTCCTGGTGTCCTTGTGCCACCATCCCACTGTATCACTGTGCCCTggtgtccccgtgtccctctgtcctggTGTCACTGTGTCACCATGTCCTGGTGCCACCGTGTCCCCGTGTCCTGGTGTCCCCGTGTCCTGGTGTCACCGTGTCCCCGTGTCCTGGTGTCACCGTGTCACCGTGTCCTGGTGCCACCGTGTCCTGGTGTCCCCGTGTCCTGGTGCCACCGTGTCCCCTTGTCCCCGCCTCCCAGGACCGCCCTGGCGCTGGCCCGGGAGTGCGGGAGCCTGGAGTCTGCGGAGCTTCTGCTGCGATACGAGGGGACCCTGGGAGGGGACAAAGCCCCAGAGCTGCGGTGGCACCCGGGGGGGACAGGTGAGACCCCCGGTgtcacccccacccctcagGCGGCTgattttaaggggaaaaaaaaggcaaaaaaagggaTTGCGGGGACTCCTCCCAGCAGGGAACGGCCCTGGGCACCCCCCAGcgaggggacaggggacagaggggggtGAcaacgaggaggaggaggaggacgaagAGCTGGAGGTGACGGcgaggaaggagcaggaaggtCACCAGGTGGTGGCCGACGCTGTCACCCTCCGAGAGCCTGGCCAAGAAGGTGACAAAGCTGAAGACGATGGAGGTGGCAAAGGTGACAAAGATGAAGACGATGGAGGTGGCACCCGGCACCcggaggagctgaggaagaggaaggcggtggaggaaggagaagaagggacCCAGGGCCACGGGGAGGGTGACACTGTGTCCCTCTTCCTGGCCTGGTTGGGGACAGAGTGCTCTGAGCTCCGGGAGGTGACAAGCAAGGCCCGGAGGTGGgcgcgggggctgcggggggagctggaggggacCTTGAGGAACAAACtggagggggaggtggtggcagctgcCACCATCAGGAGAAGTTTGGTGGCTTGGGAGAAGTTGGTGGCCAGCTTGGAGCGAGCCTTGAGCCAAACCCACCGGAGCCACGGGGAGATCCTCCAGAGGTGccagatcctcctggaaaacTCCTGGAGTGGGACGGAACCTCCGGGCAGCAAgggcttgggggggggtgggatggagacCCCACACCCCAATTCCTTGGTGGGATGTGGGGTGGAGACCCCAAAACTCAACCCCTTGGTTGGTGGTGGGATGGAGaccccacagctccagggcttggtggggggtgggatggagacCCCAAAACTCAATTCCTTGGTGGGAGGTGGGGTGGAGACCCCAAAACTCAACCCCTTGGTGGGGGTTGGGATGGAGACCCCAAAACTCAAGCCCTTGGttgggggtgggatggagaccccacagctccagggcttggtggggggtggggtggagACCCCAAAACTCAACTCCTTGGttgggggtgggatggagaccccacagctccagggcttggtggggggtgggatggagacCCCAAAACTCAACTCCTTGGTGGGAGGTGGGGTGGAGACCCCAAAACTCAAGCCCTtggtggggggtgggatggagacCCCACGCCCCAAATCCTTGGtggggggtgggctggggacaggaggtgcCAGCAGGAAgttggaggaggaggtggtggagctgcGGGAGAACAACGGGAACCTcgtggaggagctggggaggctgcgggggcagcggcggcggctgcgggaggagctggggaggctgcggggaggggcgggaggaggaggaggaggaggagaggtggggCCAGGAAGGTCCCAAGTGGCCACCGTGGCCACCATCAGAACCCCCCCGGGCCGGGTGGCGGGGCcggggggaggggatggggatggagatggggagggggtcctgggggagctgcagcagaagttGGAGGGGTTGGTGAGGACCCAGCAGCGGGTCCTGAGGTTGGTGACAGagatggagggagaggaggtggcaACGGGGACAACGGGGCTGGCACCTGGGGATGGCCCGGAGCCACCTGGGCCACCAAACCAGCCCCTGGAGCCACTTGGGGATGGCCCGGAGCCACCGGGGCCACCAAAGCAGCCCCTGGAGCCACCTGGGGATGGCCCGGAGCCACCAGGGCCACCAAAGCAGCCCCTGGAGCCACCTGGGGATGGCCCGGAGCCACCAGGGCCACCAAAGCAGCCCCTGGAGCCACTTGGGGATGGCCCGGAGCCACCAGAGTCACCAAAGCAGCCCCTGGAGCCACCAGAGGAGGTGCTGAAGCCACCGGGGCCACCAGAGCAGCCCCCGGAGCCCCCCGAGCCCCCGttggggtggtggcagtggcaggaggtggcagtggtggcCCAGGAGCGAGTGGCCCATCTGGAGCAGGTCCTGGCCCGGCTGCGGGAGCGTGCGGGGGAGCGGGAGGGGACGGTAAGGGAGCCGCGGGACACGGGGGTGGGGACGGGGACAGAGCCATTGTGTGgctgtccccattgtccccgttgccctctccttcccatccctgtcctcgctgctgtcccctccccatcccgATGTTGTCGCCGTTGCCATCTCCTCCCTATTCCTGGGGCCATCACCACCCCTGTCCCCTTCCCACCGTTGTCCCCGTgtcatccctgtccccatcctaTCCCATTCTCCAcccttgtccccatccctgtccttgtccccttgtccccactctccccatccctgtcccctcaTCACCCTtatccccatcccatccttgtccccctccttgtcccccctgtccccatcccatccttgtccccctccttgtcccccctgtccccatcccatccttGTCCCCCTCTTTGTCCCTTTGTCACCTTTCTCCCCAtccttgtccccatcccatccttGTCCCCCTCTTTGTCACCCTTCTCCCCATTCCTTCCTTGTCCCCCTCCTTGTCCCTTTGTCACCCTTCTCCCCAtccttgtccccatcccatccttgtccccctccttgtccccttgtcccccttctccccatccctgtccccatcccatccttgtccccttgtcccccctgtccccatcccatcctcGTCCCCCTCCTTGTCCCTTTGTCACCCTTCTCCCCAtccttgtccccatcccatccttGTCCCCCTCTTTGCCCCTTTGTCACCCTTCTCCCCATTCCTTCCTTGTCCCCCTCCttgtccccttgtcccccttctccccatcccatcctcatccccctccttgtcccccctgtccccatcccatctTTGTCCCCCTCTTTGTCCCTTTGTCACCTTTCTCCCCATTCCTTCCTTGTCCCCCTCCttgtccccttgtcccccctgtccccatcccatcctcgtccccctccttgtccccttgtcccccttctccccatccctgtccccatcccatccttgtccccctccttgtcccctcatcacccctgtccccatcccatcctcGTCCCCACCCTCGTCCCCCCTTGTccccctccttgtccccattggctgggggggtgctgggggtggtgaCAACTGGGGACAGAGGTGCCACCCCCCAGCAcgtgtcaccccccccccccagctgaaGCGGCTGCTGGGACAGACGGAGCGGCTCTCGGCCGAGGTGCTGGGGCTGCGGGGACAGAGCGCCCACCTCCGGCTCCAGATCGAGGTGGGGACCTCCCCCCCgtgtcacctcccccccctgccacccccctgggctgtcacctcctgtcaccctccccacctcctgcagctccagcagaagaACCACCGGGAGATCGTGGCCGTCTACAGGAGCCACCTGCTCAGCGCTGCCCAGGTTGGGGGGGTCCCCAAGGGGACGGGGTGACCCCCCGGGGGTGGCTGTGACCCTTTTAGGGTGGCTGTGACCCTCTTGGGGTGGCTGTGACCCCCCGGGGGGTGGCTGTGACCCTTTTAGGGTGGCTGTGACCCTTTTGGGGTGGCTGTGACCCCCCGGGGGGTGGCTGTGACCCTCTTGGGGTGGCTGTGACCCTCCTGGGGTGGCTGTGACCCTCTTGGGGTGGCTGTGACCCTTTTAGGGTGGCTGTGACCCTCCTGGGGTGGCTGTGACCCTTTTAGGGTGGCTGTGACCCTCCTGGGGTGGCTGTGACCCTTCTGGGGTGGCTGTGACCCTTCTGGGGTGGCTGTGACCCTCCTGGGGTGGCTGTGACCCTTTTAGGGTGGCTGTGACCTCCCGGGGGGTGGCTGTGACCCTCCTGGGGTGGCTGTGACCCTCTTGGGGTGGCTGTGACCCTCCTGGGGGGTGGCTGTGACCCTTTTGGGGTGGCTGtcacccccctgtccccacaggggCTGATGGACCCCCGGGTGTACGCGGTGCTGCTGCAGATCCTGCGGGGCCCTGGGGGGGTGGCGGGAGAGGACCCAACCCCGCAGCCCCTCTGCCAGTAAAGGACAGACACGTGTCACCTCTGTGTCACCTCTGTGTCACCTCTGTGTCCACAGCACTGTCCCCATCACTGTCACCTCTGCGTCCCCAGCAGTGTCACCTGTGTGTCACCTGTGTCCCCATCACTGTCACCTCTGTGtcacctctgtgtccccagctgTGTCACCTGTGTGTCACCTGTGTCCCCATCACTGTCACCTCTGCgtccccagcactgtccccagcactgtcACCTCTGCGTCCCCAGCAGTGTCACCTGTGTCACCTGTGTCCCCATCGCTGtcacctctgtgtccccagcactgtccccatcACTGTCACCTCTGCGTCCCCAGCTGTGTCACCTGTGTCACCTGTGTCCCCATCACTGTCACCTCCGtgtccccagcactgtccccagcactgtcACCTCTGCGTCCCCAGCAGTGTCACCTGTGTCACCTGTGTCCCCATCGCTGtcacctctgtgtccccagcactgtccccatcACTGTCACCTCTGCGTCCCCAGCTGTGTCACCTGTGTCACCTGTGTCCCCATCACTGTCACCTCCGtgtccccagcactgtcccGATCCGTGTCCCCGGAGGAGGGGGCAATGAGTGGGCGGGGCTAGCGAGGAAAACGGGCGTGGTCAAGGAACAGCGGGCGGGGCCAAAGTACCGATGGGCGTGTCCAAAGGGGCGATGGGCGTGGTCGCGCATATCTGGGCGTGGCCGCGCAGTTATGGGCGTGGCCGCGCAGGTATTGGGCGTGGCCGCGCGGTTGTGGGCGTGTCCAAGGGCGGTGGGCGTGGCTCTGCGGCTGCGCGAGCCTTCttgccccgccccgccccgcccgcctCGCGCGGCCGCCATGACCCAAAATGGCGGAGACGGCGGAGCTGAAGGTGCGGGACgggagggggggacacggggagtGTCTGGGGGTATGAGGAGGGGGTGATAGGGTGAGGTGGGGGCTGAGGGCctgaggagggggctgaggagggggctgagaggatgaggagggggctgagaggatgaggagggagctgaggggctgaggaggggtctgagaggatgaggagggggctgaggggctgaggagggggctgaggggctgaggagggggctgagaggctgaggagggggctgagaggctgaggagggggctgagaggatgaggagggggctgagggggtgaggaggggtctgagggggtgaggaggggtctGAGGGGGCTTGACGGGGTGAGGGGGGGATCTGAGGGGCTTTGAGGGGATgaggaggggtgtgggggggtttcagagggtgaggaggggtgtggggggcGAAGGGGGGTCTGagggggtgaggagaggggtgaggggggatCTGAGGGTTGAGGAGGGATCTGAGGGGGTTTAAGGAGTTGAGGGGTCTGAGGATGGGTTTGAGGGGGTGAGGAGAGGTCTGAAGGGGTCTGAGGGGCTGTgaaggggtgaggaggggtTTGAGGAGGGGTCTGAGGGGGTGAGAAGGGGTttgagggagagaggagaggtcTGAAGGGGTCtgagggggtgaggaggggtctGAAGGGGTCtgaggggtgaggaggggtcTGAAGGAGTCtgaggggtgaggaggggtcTGAAGGGGTTCtgaggggtgaggaggggtcTGAAGGGGTTtgaggggtgaggaggggtctgaggggtgaggaggggtcTGAAG contains:
- the ANKRD35 gene encoding ankyrin repeat domain-containing protein 35; amino-acid sequence: MKRIFSCSSSQVPAESWSRRDQKLLEAVERGDVSRVATLATSKRARPAKLNAAGQSAFHLAAAKGLPECLRLLLAHGAPIDERNLEGSTALHLATIACQPQCVKVLLQHGANEGHVDGQERTPLHWAASSGCASSVLLLCDHEAVLDVTDARGQTPLMLAAGGNHAAICAQLLRRGADPRLADKDNKTALALARECGSLESAELLLRYEGTLGGDKAPELRWHPGGTGNGPGHPPARGQGTEGGDNEEEEEDEELEVTARKEQEGHQVVADAVTLREPGQEGDKAEDDGGGKGDKDEDDGGGTRHPEELRKRKAVEEGEEGTQGHGEGDTVSLFLAWLGTECSELREVTSKARRWARGLRGELEGTLRNKLEGEVVAAATIRRSLVAWEKLVASLERALSQTHRSHGEILQRCQILLENSWSGTEPPGSKGLGGGGMETPHPNSLVGCGVETPKLNPLGMETPKLNSLVGGGVETPKLKPLVGGGMETPRPKSLVGGGLGTGGASRKLEEEVVELRENNGNLVEELGRLRGQRRRLREELGRLRGGAGGGGGGGEVGPGRSQVATVATIRTPPGRVAGPGGGDGDGDGEGVLGELQQKLEGLVRTQQRVLRLVTEMEGEEVATGTTGLAPGDGPEPPGPPNQPLEPLGDGPEPPGPPKQPLEPPGDGPEPPGPPKQPLEPPGDGPEPPGPPKQPLEPLGDGPEPPESPKQPLEPPEEVLKPPGPPEQPPEPPEPPLGWWQWQEVAVVAQERVAHLEQVLARLRERAGEREGTLKRLLGQTERLSAEVLGLRGQSAHLRLQIELQQKNHREIVAVYRSHLLSAAQGLMDPRVYAVLLQILRGPGGVAGEDPTPQPLCQ